One Manduca sexta isolate Smith_Timp_Sample1 chromosome 26, JHU_Msex_v1.0, whole genome shotgun sequence genomic region harbors:
- the LOC115441088 gene encoding mpv17-like protein 2: protein MFAFRRIPFKHSVTFKQQCRNESIFHRGVQYFFKKNLLLTNSLTSGGFLAIGDLIQQEIEFQSKILPERYDWLRAARMFIVGTLMGPMHHYYYIYLDKILPKANFKTIFTKILCDQAVVSPLTIVCFFYGMGILENKSLEDSKDELVKKFKYVYLGDCLYWPPVQFLNFYYLPTHYRVLYINLATMIFNIFLSFMKHFDQH from the exons ATGTTTGCGTTTCGTCGTATTCCGTTCAAGCACAGTGTAACTTTCAAGCAACAATGTCGAAATGAGTCTATATTTCATCGCggtgttcaatatttttttaagaaaaatctaTTGCTTACGAATAGTCTAACCTCTGGAGGGTTTTTGGCCATTGGCGATTTGATACAACAAGAAATTGAATTTCAATCAAAAATTTTACCTGAAAGATATGATTGGCTCAGAGcag CTCGTATGTTTATAGTGGGCACATTAATGGGTCCTATGcaccattattattatatttatttagataaaatattgccCAAGGCAAACTTCAAAActatattcacaaaaatactaTGTGATCAAGCAGTTGTATCTCCACTTACTATAGTGTGTTTTTTCTATGGAATGGGAATACTTGAGAATAAATCTTTAGAGGACAGCAAGGATGAACttgtaaagaaatttaaatatgtgtacTTG gGTGACTGCTTGTATTGGCCACCAGTACAATTCTTAAACTTTTACTACTTACCCACGCATTACAGAGTCTTATACATTAATTTAGcaacaatgatatttaatatattcctaTCATTTATGAAACATTTTGATCAACATTAA
- the LOC119190774 gene encoding GTPase Era, mitochondrial-like, with protein sequence MFSTSLFRLHLTYCKTNFLRLAYYSSQPERITKKELWKIVNVAIIGAPNSGKSTLINNITERKICAASNKVHTTTKLIRAMCYHDNTQIIFLDTPGIVTEREQKKYKLPNSMIEACHKSLRCADVIGVVHDISNRFTKDSLHPDVLSMLNIVEDIPSFLILNKVDKLKTKRQLLVTIRNLTNGFIAGNPVPGSEKLSKNKPDKGYSNFSDVFMVSALNGDGVADIKQYLINNAKEGRLHYSPEEWTDQSPESLIEEAVRAKFLDFLQQELPYSLKIQLEYYEVDENDKIICSVSVECPTERIMKLISGAGGGRLQQIRSHVRNDLVELFKKIVVLDIHLKVKNKSLLDVESV encoded by the exons atgttttcaaCGTCTCTATTTCGTCTACATTTGACTTACTGTAAAACAAATTTTTTGCGCCTTGCATACTATTCTTCACAACCGGAACGTATTACCAAAAAAGAACTATGGAAAATAGTTAATGTTGCAATTATAGGAGCACCGAATTCGGGAAAAAGTACtctaattaacaatattacgGAACGTaag ATATGTGCTGCTTCTAACAAAGTGCACacaacaacaaaattaataagagCAATGTGCTATCAtgataatacacaaataatatttttggacaCCCCAGGTATTGTGACTGAGAGAGAACAGAAGAA ATATAAATTACCTAACTCTATGATTGAGGCTTGCCACAAAAGCCTGAGATGTGCAGATGTAATTGGAGTAGTTCATGATATATCAAATAGATTTACTAAAGACAGCCTTCATCCTGATGTTTTATCTATGTTGAATATTGTAGAAGATATACCAAGTTTTCTTATTCTAAATAAg gtggacaaattaaaaacaaaaaggcaGCTTCTGGTAACCATAAGGAATCTGACAAATGGTTTCATTGCCGGCAATCCAGTACCTGGTTCAGAAAAGCTTAGTAAAAACAAACCTGATAAAGGTTATAGCAACTTTTCTGATGTTTTCATGGTTTCGGCTTTGAATGGCGATGGTGTTGCTGATATTAAG CAATATCTCATAAATAACGCCAAGGAGGGAAGACTACACTACTCACCAGAGGAATGGACAGATCAATCTCCCGAATCACTTATTGAGGAAGCAGTCCGGGCAAAGTTCTTAGATTTTTTACAGCAAGAATTGCCATATAGTTTAAAGATACAATTGGAGTACTATGAAGTCGACGAGAATGATAAAATCATCTGTTCAGTGTCTGTTGAGTGCCCAACAGAGAGAATTATGAAGCTGATCAGTGGTGCTGGAGGAGGCAGACTGCAGCAAATAAGATCCCATGTTAGAAATGATTTAGTTGAATTGTTTAAGAAAATAGTGGTATTAGATATCCATTTAAAAGTTAAGAATAAATCGTTGTTAGATGTCGAATCTGTTTAG